In Paenibacillus phoenicis, one genomic interval encodes:
- a CDS encoding helix-turn-helix transcriptional regulator, with translation MNLNHLHFHIHYCNSKQPNDGKQLRNHIRRTLTHHELLLVTGGKGSITLNRKKHLVQEGMLFYIHAGLPHHIQMDEADPICFYSVHFSYAGIRFDDGAWSIGQETERLPLPPMQILQNGYLVEDAFRRLAAAWFAKLPGYELLTRAGLEQLLYEILVHVKRQNQNHAVALKIEKVIQYMREHLGERLTLAELSDLVHLSTYYLSRAFKQTTGFTVIEYFNKLKIDKAKELILESDKKIKEIALELGFADEFYFSRIFKRTEGMSPSEYYSKIVHGV, from the coding sequence ATGAACCTGAACCATTTACATTTTCATATCCATTATTGCAATAGTAAGCAGCCGAATGACGGTAAGCAGCTAAGAAATCATATCCGTCGAACGCTTACGCACCACGAATTGCTGCTCGTCACCGGAGGAAAGGGCAGTATTACGTTGAACCGCAAGAAGCATCTCGTTCAAGAAGGCATGTTATTTTATATCCACGCGGGGTTACCCCATCACATTCAGATGGATGAAGCGGATCCAATCTGTTTCTATTCCGTCCACTTTAGTTATGCGGGCATCCGCTTTGATGACGGGGCCTGGTCCATCGGGCAGGAAACCGAGCGCTTGCCGCTTCCGCCCATGCAGATTTTGCAGAACGGTTATTTGGTTGAGGATGCCTTTCGCCGGCTGGCGGCAGCCTGGTTCGCTAAACTGCCGGGGTATGAGCTGCTGACGAGAGCCGGGCTGGAGCAACTGCTGTATGAAATCTTGGTCCATGTGAAAAGACAAAATCAGAACCACGCGGTTGCGCTCAAAATCGAGAAAGTGATTCAGTATATGCGCGAGCATCTTGGCGAGCGGCTTACGTTGGCGGAGTTGTCGGATCTGGTGCATTTGTCCACGTATTATCTGTCGCGGGCTTTTAAACAGACGACCGGATTTACCGTCATTGAGTACTTTAACAAACTGAAGATCGATAAAGCCAAAGAGCTGATTCTAGAAAGTGATAAAAAAATCAAAGAAATCGCGTTGGAGCTCGGTTTCGCTGACGAATTCTACTTCAGTCGAATTTTTAAACGGACCGAAGGGATGAGCCCATCGGAATATTACAGCAAAATCGTCCATGGAGTTTAA
- a CDS encoding hydrolase, protein MEMIQPETNTMILAEKTALVLIDLQQGICHPSRQSAPYDSAEVVRNASRLAQAFAEEGGFVVLVRVSTLDGKDMLKPDTDGHLSPGAYPEGWDEIVPELANIQGTHVVTKRQWGAFYGTDLDLQLRRRGIDTIVLCGISTSIGVDTTAREAFQHGYHQIFVEDAMTASTKEEHDYVCRYIFPRIGKIRSTEEVLAALR, encoded by the coding sequence ATGGAAATGATCCAACCCGAAACGAACACGATGATTCTTGCGGAAAAAACCGCACTCGTGCTTATCGATTTGCAGCAAGGGATTTGCCATCCGTCCCGACAAAGTGCGCCGTACGACAGTGCGGAAGTCGTAAGAAACGCGAGCCGGTTGGCCCAGGCATTTGCCGAAGAAGGCGGATTTGTGGTGCTTGTCCGCGTATCTACGTTGGATGGCAAGGATATGCTCAAGCCTGATACCGACGGTCATCTCAGTCCAGGCGCTTACCCTGAAGGTTGGGATGAAATCGTGCCAGAACTGGCCAATATTCAAGGGACCCATGTCGTGACGAAACGCCAATGGGGTGCTTTTTACGGCACAGATCTGGATCTGCAGCTGCGGCGGCGGGGCATCGATACGATCGTGCTCTGCGGCATCTCCACCTCCATCGGGGTGGACACGACCGCGCGCGAAGCGTTTCAGCATGGGTACCATCAAATCTTCGTCGAGGATGCCATGACGGCATCAACAAAAGAGGAGCATGACTACGTCTGCCGCTATATCTTCCCACGCATCGGCAAGATTCGGTCTACGGAAGAGGTATTGGCGGCGCTGCGGTAA
- a CDS encoding multidrug efflux MFS transporter, translated as MPIWKRNLIVCWFGMFVTGVGMSQLAPILPLYIKELGVDQADAVSRYSGLAFGITFIVSAIFSPIWGLAADKFGRKPMLLRASLGMAIIIGCMGFVTNVHMLIALRFLQGIITGYSTACTTLIATQTDKEHAGWALGLLSTSNIAGSLLGPTIGGFIAEHAGLQETFFLTGGLMLIAFIMTLLFVKETFVRSEVKVAGMKEVWGALPEKSLTVTLFATFFMLSVAMYSVEPVLTVYVNEISRNSSHVAMLAGMIFSASGLANIWAAPKLGKLSDRIGAHKVMLAALLVSGILFVPQAMARNPWELMGLRFLLGAAAGGLNPSVNTLIKKITPEHLTGRVFGLSMAAGYLGVFAGSVLGGQVAAWFGIPYVFLLTSVLLLINAAWVYAKVYKKLREPSHSAAL; from the coding sequence ATGCCGATTTGGAAAAGAAATTTGATCGTTTGCTGGTTCGGCATGTTTGTGACAGGCGTGGGCATGAGCCAGCTTGCACCAATCCTGCCGCTTTACATCAAGGAGCTGGGAGTGGATCAGGCCGATGCGGTGTCCCGGTATTCGGGACTGGCCTTTGGCATCACGTTTATCGTCTCGGCGATTTTCTCGCCGATTTGGGGGCTTGCGGCTGATAAATTTGGCCGGAAACCGATGCTCTTACGGGCCAGCCTGGGGATGGCGATTATCATTGGGTGCATGGGGTTTGTCACCAATGTCCACATGCTGATCGCCCTTCGGTTCCTGCAAGGCATCATTACCGGCTACAGCACCGCTTGCACGACGCTGATTGCGACGCAAACGGACAAGGAGCACGCCGGCTGGGCACTAGGGCTCTTGTCTACGTCCAATATCGCCGGCTCGCTGCTAGGTCCAACGATCGGTGGATTTATCGCTGAACACGCCGGGCTTCAAGAGACCTTTTTCTTAACTGGCGGACTGATGCTGATCGCCTTCATCATGACGCTGTTGTTCGTGAAAGAGACGTTTGTGCGTTCGGAAGTGAAGGTGGCGGGCATGAAGGAAGTATGGGGCGCGCTTCCGGAAAAAAGCTTGACGGTGACGCTGTTCGCCACGTTCTTTATGCTGAGTGTCGCCATGTATTCGGTGGAGCCGGTCCTTACCGTGTACGTGAATGAAATCTCCCGTAACAGCAGCCATGTGGCGATGTTGGCCGGTATGATTTTCTCGGCATCCGGGTTGGCTAATATTTGGGCAGCGCCAAAGCTAGGGAAGCTGTCCGACCGGATTGGCGCTCATAAAGTGATGCTGGCAGCGCTCTTGGTCTCGGGGATCTTGTTTGTCCCGCAGGCGATGGCACGCAATCCCTGGGAGTTGATGGGGCTTCGGTTCCTGCTGGGAGCTGCTGCAGGGGGACTCAATCCCTCGGTGAACACCCTCATTAAGAAAATTACCCCGGAGCATCTAACCGGCCGGGTATTTGGATTAAGTATGGCGGCTGGCTACTTGGGAGTATTCGCCGGTTCGGTGCTGGGCGGTCAAGTTGCGGCTTGGTTTGGCATCCCGTATGTCTTCCTGCTGACCAGCGTGTTGCTCCTGATTAACGCAGCTTGGGTATATGCAAAGGTGTATAAAAAGCTGCGGGAGCCCAGCCATTCGGCAGCTCTGTAA